The proteins below come from a single Terriglobales bacterium genomic window:
- a CDS encoding cytochrome c oxidase subunit 3, translated as MADVAVGQRIAHTEFEPSLFQTYSNKIGMWLFILSDSLTFGALLFAYSYGRISNPTWPTPFHSGSIINATIMTGFLLTSSLTMVLAVSASSLGNRKGTIGWLLATMFCGTMFVILHIREWMGLIHEGMTPSKNPWGAPQFGGTFFTLTGLHMLHVTIGVVVLGIIVLRSMGKKFSSNDVETSGLYWHFVDLVWMFIFPLVYLMSARIK; from the coding sequence ATGGCCGATGTTGCCGTGGGACAGCGTATAGCGCACACCGAGTTTGAGCCCTCGCTGTTCCAGACTTATTCCAACAAGATCGGGATGTGGCTGTTCATCCTCTCCGATTCACTCACCTTCGGAGCGCTGCTGTTTGCCTACAGCTACGGACGTATCTCGAACCCGACCTGGCCGACGCCGTTTCACAGCGGCAGCATCATCAACGCCACCATCATGACCGGGTTCCTGCTCACCAGTTCGCTAACCATGGTGCTGGCGGTGTCCGCCTCCAGCCTGGGAAACCGAAAGGGCACGATCGGTTGGCTGCTGGCAACCATGTTCTGCGGGACCATGTTTGTGATCCTCCACATTCGCGAGTGGATGGGGCTGATTCACGAGGGCATGACCCCGAGCAAAAATCCCTGGGGCGCGCCGCAATTCGGCGGCACGTTCTTTACCCTGACCGGGCTGCACATGCTGCACGTGACCATCGGGGTGGTAGTGCTCGGAATCATTGTGCTGCGCAGCATGGGCAAGAAGTTTTCCTCCAACGACGTTGAAACCAGCGGCCTGTACTGGCACTTCGTGGACCTGGTGTGGATGTTCATTTTTCCGCTGGTGTACCTGATGTCTGCCAGGATTAAGTAG
- a CDS encoding cbb3-type cytochrome c oxidase subunit I: MQNPETPQHDSALQAGGNGHGGVHVHPAPTSFIRKYIFSTDHKVIGLQYYFLALTSVFVGMFLSLLMRIHLVWPGAKVLGFDIKPETYLALLTMHGTIMVFFVLTTAPQGGFGNYMLPIQIGAPDMAFPILNMMSFWTTFLGFVAIIAAFFVEGGAPLSGWTNYAPLSAIPSAGPGQGLGEDLWIASIALFCIASLLGALNFITTTLDLRARGMTMMRLPLTVWSWFVTAILGLLAFGVLLAAGVLLLLDRNLGTSFFVPGGLVVSGEMVKHNGGSPLLWQHLFWFFGHPEVYIAILPGMGVTSQILSTFSRKPIFGYKAMVYAMLGIGVLGFFVWGHHMFMSGMSPYSAMAFSMMTIAIGVPSAIKTFNWLGTMWKGRIRFTVPMMFAIGFVSLFVSGGLSGPFLAQPAIDIPLHDTFFVVAHFHLIMGVAAIFGIFGATYFWFPKMFGRKMNNTLGYIHYWITFIGAYAIFFPMHYEGIAGRPRRYSQLTEVAYLHQFWPVEKFITIAAIITISAQFIFLFNLFWSMFKGAKAEVNPWECTTLEWTIPSPPPHDNFGGHIPVVNNGPYEYGVPGAPRDFIMQTDPAQTGSTSH; this comes from the coding sequence ATGCAAAATCCAGAAACTCCCCAACATGATTCCGCCTTGCAAGCCGGCGGGAACGGGCACGGAGGAGTGCACGTTCATCCCGCGCCTACCAGCTTCATCCGCAAATACATCTTCAGCACCGACCATAAGGTCATCGGGCTTCAGTATTACTTCCTGGCGCTGACATCGGTCTTCGTCGGCATGTTCCTGTCGCTGCTGATGAGGATCCACCTGGTGTGGCCTGGGGCCAAGGTCCTGGGCTTCGACATCAAGCCGGAAACCTACCTGGCGCTGCTGACCATGCACGGCACCATCATGGTGTTTTTCGTGCTCACCACCGCGCCGCAGGGCGGCTTTGGCAATTACATGCTGCCCATCCAGATCGGCGCGCCGGACATGGCGTTTCCCATCCTCAACATGATGTCGTTCTGGACGACGTTCCTGGGGTTTGTCGCCATTATTGCCGCGTTTTTTGTCGAGGGCGGGGCGCCGCTGTCAGGCTGGACCAACTACGCGCCGCTGAGCGCAATCCCGTCGGCCGGTCCGGGACAAGGGCTGGGCGAGGATTTGTGGATCGCGAGCATCGCGCTGTTCTGCATCGCTTCCCTGCTGGGCGCGCTGAACTTCATCACTACAACCTTGGACCTGCGGGCCCGCGGCATGACCATGATGCGCTTGCCGCTGACGGTCTGGTCCTGGTTCGTGACCGCCATACTCGGCCTGCTGGCGTTCGGCGTTCTCCTGGCCGCCGGTGTCCTGCTGCTGCTGGACCGCAATCTCGGCACCAGCTTCTTCGTTCCCGGCGGGCTGGTGGTGAGCGGCGAAATGGTGAAGCACAACGGGGGCTCCCCGCTGCTGTGGCAGCACCTGTTCTGGTTCTTCGGACATCCCGAGGTTTACATCGCCATTCTGCCGGGCATGGGTGTCACCTCGCAAATCCTGTCGACGTTTTCGCGCAAACCCATCTTCGGCTACAAGGCGATGGTGTACGCCATGCTGGGCATCGGCGTGCTCGGGTTCTTCGTCTGGGGCCATCACATGTTCATGAGCGGCATGAGCCCGTATTCGGCCATGGCGTTCAGCATGATGACCATCGCCATCGGGGTGCCCTCCGCCATCAAAACGTTTAACTGGCTGGGCACGATGTGGAAGGGGCGGATTCGCTTTACCGTGCCCATGATGTTCGCCATTGGCTTCGTTTCGCTGTTCGTCTCCGGCGGGCTGAGCGGTCCGTTCCTGGCGCAACCGGCGATCGACATTCCGCTGCACGACACTTTCTTCGTGGTCGCGCACTTCCACCTCATCATGGGCGTGGCAGCCATCTTCGGCATCTTCGGCGCAACCTACTTCTGGTTCCCCAAGATGTTCGGCCGGAAGATGAACAACACTCTCGGGTACATCCATTATTGGATTACCTTCATCGGCGCGTACGCGATCTTCTTCCCCATGCACTACGAGGGAATCGCCGGGCGTCCGCGGCGCTACTCGCAGCTGACCGAGGTGGCGTACCTGCACCAGTTCTGGCCGGTGGAGAAGTTCATTACCATCGCGGCCATCATCACCATCAGCGCCCAGTTCATTTTCCTGTTCAACCTGTTCTGGAGCATGTTCAAGGGCGCCAAGGCGGAGGTGAATCCGTGGGAGTGCACGACGCTGGAATGGACCATCCCGTCGCCGCCGCCGCATGACAACTTCGGCGGACACATTCCGGTGGTGAATAACGGGCCGTACGAGTACGGCGTCCCCGGCGCGCCGCGCGATTTCATCATGCAGACCGATCCGGCACAGACCGGCAGCACATCTCACTGA
- the coxB gene encoding cytochrome c oxidase subunit II encodes MGLALLFVIWLLTFVCSYFFVAKTWWWPAAASLSGPALDSQFQYTLIAMGIVFIAAQAGLGLFAWKYRERPGASATYSHGNTTLEVVWTALTAVLFFGLAITGAHLWASERFEPARPNAVQVEVSGLQFAWYFRYPGPDGKFGRTKPELVDASAGGEAAVGLDSTDPASKDDFVTGTMYVPVNREVEVILRSQDVIHSFFVPSMRFKQDAVPGLMIHMHFTPDKIGDYEIACAELCGLGHYKMHGILKVVSQNDYDAWTALRLAEKQ; translated from the coding sequence ATGGGCCTTGCGCTGTTATTTGTCATCTGGCTCCTGACATTTGTTTGTTCTTATTTCTTCGTGGCGAAAACCTGGTGGTGGCCGGCAGCGGCATCGCTGAGCGGGCCGGCCCTTGATTCGCAGTTCCAATACACCTTGATTGCGATGGGCATCGTGTTCATCGCGGCGCAAGCCGGCTTGGGACTGTTTGCCTGGAAATACCGCGAGCGTCCCGGCGCCTCCGCCACCTACTCCCACGGCAACACCACGCTGGAAGTGGTGTGGACGGCGCTGACCGCTGTCCTCTTCTTCGGGCTGGCCATTACCGGCGCTCACCTGTGGGCGTCGGAGCGCTTCGAGCCGGCCAGGCCCAACGCGGTCCAGGTGGAGGTCTCCGGGCTGCAGTTTGCCTGGTATTTCCGCTATCCCGGGCCGGACGGCAAATTCGGGCGCACCAAACCCGAGCTGGTGGACGCCTCGGCGGGCGGAGAAGCGGCGGTGGGACTGGACTCCACCGATCCCGCCTCCAAGGACGACTTCGTCACCGGCACCATGTACGTTCCGGTGAATCGCGAAGTGGAGGTGATCCTGCGCTCGCAGGATGTGATCCACAGCTTTTTCGTGCCCTCGATGCGCTTCAAGCAGGACGCCGTTCCCGGGCTGATGATTCACATGCACTTCACTCCCGACAAGATCGGCGACTACGAGATCGCGTGCGCCGAACTGTGCGGTCTCGGGCACTACAAAATGCACGGCATTCTCAAGGTGGTCAGCCAGAACGATTATGACGCCTGGACGGCACTGCGCCTGGCGGAGAAACAATAA
- a CDS encoding cytochrome C oxidase subunit IV family protein, whose product MSTDALIAQREALKHRGHSHTPFYIVWAVLLVITGIEVLLAYEQLQPLRMLSILLGLSIIKAALIILWFMHMKYEIMRMRRVMMVALCVCLALMCVFFADAFRIIDLGVR is encoded by the coding sequence ATGAGCACCGACGCACTGATCGCACAACGCGAAGCGCTGAAGCACCGCGGACACAGCCACACGCCTTTTTACATCGTGTGGGCGGTGCTGCTGGTGATTACCGGCATCGAGGTCCTGCTGGCATACGAACAGCTGCAGCCGTTAAGAATGCTGTCCATACTGCTGGGACTTTCCATCATCAAAGCGGCGCTGATCATTCTCTGGTTCATGCACATGAAGTACGAGATCATGCGCATGCGGCGAGTGATGATGGTTGCGCTGTGCGTCTGCCTGGCGCTGATGTGCGTCTTCTTCGCCGACGCATTTCGCATCATCGACCTGGGAGTGAGGTAA
- a CDS encoding cytochrome c oxidase subunit 3 has translation MTTKAGGGGRPPVIDFPRYGGGGGGGRDDPYPDFGERLRRYRLGLMVGLAAVVMLFVSFTSAYIVRQGLGSYDQATQAYVTDWKPLSLPMGLLLLNTCILLASSFTIEMARRAAFAKAAIVPVTEMPGIAKEPDRGMPWLPITVVLGFGFLAGQLLAWHELGKRGFYVSSSPSSSFFYVLTGMHGVHLLGGVLALLYALAAVFRSRPLERKRIVVDVTAWYWHFMAILWLYIFALLKFAA, from the coding sequence GTGACAACGAAAGCCGGCGGCGGGGGGCGTCCACCGGTCATCGATTTTCCGCGCTACGGCGGAGGCGGAGGCGGCGGGCGCGACGACCCCTATCCCGATTTCGGCGAGCGCCTGCGCCGGTATCGCCTTGGGCTGATGGTCGGCCTGGCGGCGGTGGTGATGCTGTTCGTCTCCTTCACCAGCGCCTACATCGTGCGCCAGGGGCTCGGTTCTTACGACCAGGCGACGCAGGCCTATGTCACGGACTGGAAGCCGCTCAGCCTGCCCATGGGCTTGCTGCTGCTGAACACCTGCATTTTGCTGGCGAGCAGCTTCACCATCGAAATGGCGCGGCGAGCGGCGTTTGCCAAGGCGGCGATTGTGCCGGTGACGGAGATGCCTGGCATTGCCAAGGAACCGGACCGCGGCATGCCCTGGCTGCCGATCACGGTAGTGCTCGGCTTCGGGTTTCTTGCCGGGCAACTGCTGGCATGGCATGAGCTGGGCAAGCGCGGCTTTTATGTCTCCAGCAGTCCCAGCAGTTCGTTCTTCTACGTGCTGACCGGAATGCACGGCGTGCACCTGCTGGGAGGAGTGCTGGCGCTGCTCTACGCGCTGGCCGCGGTGTTCCGTTCGCGGCCCTTGGAGCGGAAACGCATCGTCGTGGATGTCACCGCGTGGTATTGGCACTTCATGGCGATTTTGTGGCTGTACATTTTCGCGCTGCTGAAATTCGCGGCGTAA